Proteins encoded together in one Lathyrus oleraceus cultivar Zhongwan6 chromosome 5, CAAS_Psat_ZW6_1.0, whole genome shotgun sequence window:
- the LOC127078702 gene encoding disease resistance protein RGA2, giving the protein MADSFLFDVADSLLGKLASYAHEEVSKAWAVFGDLQGIKDTLTIVKYVLLDAENKKDQNHGLQEWLKQIQNIFYDAEDVLDEVQCQESRNQFVQASGSKRLKVKHFFSSPFFRLRISHRIKDVRDRLNKVVADRNLFGLERMDVNVSEESREMSYSHVDALDVIGRGTEKEEIIELLMKCGGEDGDKGLSVIPMVGIGGLGKTTLAKLVFNDKRMDEVFELKMWVCVSYDFDIRKIIIKIINSTSTHTPVLALARQENIDHFDTEQLVRRLREKLSDQKFLLVLDDIWNVNHSKWVELKDLIKVGALGSKVLVTTRSLSIASMMGTVPVYTLEGLSLVNCLSLFVKWAFKEGEEKKYPRLLEIGEDMVRKCRGIPLAARTLGSSLFSKFDLDKWELVRDSEIWNLRQNKDDILPVLKLSYDQMPSHLRHCFAYFSLFPKDYLFSCGEICNLWDVFGLLQSPNGSQKLENISRDYIDELHSRSFLQDFEDFGHTCVFKVHDLVHDLAVYVAKEGFVMLNSDTKNIPEHARHLSVVENESLGRTLFTDSKSVRSILFPIQGVGLDSETLLDSWISRYRYLRYLDLSDSSFEALPNSISKLDLLRVLILSGNTKIKILPGCICELQNLQVLSVRGCTELEALPKGLGKLINLRQLFITTKQFLLSHDEFKSMIHLQTLGFHYCENLKFFSIPAQQLTSLESLFVQSCGSLDSLPLYIFPKLQTLLILNCKLLNPWLNDESLITNSSSMKHLYLGDFPNALTLPHWIVGAANTLLSLVIKNLPNLTMLPEFLTTMTCLKRLHIVDCPQLSRLPTDIHRLVVLEDLSIDGCPELCRKCQPRVGEYWPVISHVKHVFIGEPKGEEN; this is encoded by the coding sequence ATGGCAGACTCATTTCTCTTCGATGTTGCAGATTCACTCCTAGGAAAACTTGCTTCTTATGCTCATGAAGAAGTTTCAAAAGCTTGGGCCGTGTTTGGAGATCTACAAGGGATCAAAGACACTTTGACTATTGTCAAATATGTACTACTCGATGCTGAAAATAAGAAAGACCAAAATCACGGGCTACAAGAATGGTTGAAGCAAATTCAAAACATCTTCTATGATGCCGAAGATGTGTTGGATGAAGTTCAGTGTCAAGAGTCGCGAAACCAATTTGTTCAAGCTTCTGGAAGCAAGAGGTTGAAGGTAAAACActtcttttcttctcctttttttCGTCTTAGAATTTCTCATCGAATCAAAGATGTTAGAGATAGATTGAATAAGGTAGTTGCTGATCGGAATCTGTTTGGACTTGAGAGAATGGATGTTAATGTTAGTGAGGAAAGTAGAGAAATGAGTTATTCTCATGTTGATGCTTTAGATGTTATAGGAAGGGGTACTGAAAAGGAAGAAATTATCGAGCTTTTGATGAAATGCGGCGGTGAGGATGGTGATAAAGGACTGTCTGTGATTCCTATGGTGGGAATTGGTGGTTTGGGGAAGACCACACTTGCGAAGTTGGTCTTCAATGATAAGAGGATGGATGAAGTTTTCGAATTGAAAATGTGGGTGTGTGTCTCTTATGATTTTGACATTAGGAAGATAATTATTAAAATCATTAACTCGACTTCAACACATACGCCGGTTTTAGCTCTTGCTCGCCAAGAAAACATTGACCACTTTGATACGGAGCAGCTAGTGCGTCGTCTTAGAGAGAAGCTTTCTGATCAAAAGTTTTTACTAGTTTTAGATGATATATGGAATGTTAACCATTCAAAATGGGTTGAGTTGAAAGATTTGATAAAAGTTGGCGCATTAGGAAGCAAAGTTTTAGTCACAACACGAAGTTTGTCTATTGCTTCAATGATGGGAACGGTTCCTGTGTATACTTTAGAAGGTCTTTCTTTGGTTAACTGTTTGTCTCTCTTTGTCAAATGGGCATTTAAAGAAGGCGAAGAAAAGAAGTATCCACGTCTATTGGAGATTGGAGAAGATATGGTGAGAAAATGCCGAGGGATTCCATTAGCAGCGAGAACGTTGGGAAGTTCATTGTTCTCAAAATTTGATTTAGATAAGTGGGAGCTTGTAAGAGACTCCGAAATATGGAATTTAAGACAAAACAAAGATGATATTTTACCTGTGCTTAAGTTAAGCTATGATCAAATGCCATCCCATTTGAGACATTGTTTTGCTTATTTTTCCCTTTTTCCAAAAGATTATCTCTTTTCTTGTGGTGAAATTTGTAATCTCTGGGATGTTTTTGGATTACTTCAATCACCAAATGGAAGTCAAAAGCTAGAGAATATTTCAAGAGATTATATTGATGAGTTACATTCAAGATCATTTCTTCAAGATTTTGAAGACTTTGGCCATACGTGTGTTTTCAAAGTACATGATTTGGTGCATGATCTTGCGGTGTATGTTGCAAAAGAGGGGTTTGTAATGTTAAACTCTGATACTAAGAATATTCCTGAGCATGCAAGGCATTTATCAGTTGTTGAAAATGAGTCACTTGGTCGCACTTTGTTCACCGATTCGAAAAGTGTGAGAAGTATTTTGTTTCCCATCCAAGGAGTAGGTCTTGATAGTGAAACACTCTTGGATTCATGGATATCAAGATATAGATACCTGCGTTATTTAGATTTAAGTGATTCTTCATTTGAGGCCCTTCCGAATTCGATTTCTAAATTGGACCTTCTTCGAGTTCTCATTCTTTCTGGTAACACCAAAATCAAAATACTTCCCGGTTGTATATGTGAACTCCAAAATTTACAAGTGTTGTCAGTCAGAGGATGCACAGAGCTTGAAGCATTGCCTAAAGGACTAGGGAAGCTAATCAACCTTCGACAGTTGTTTATAACAACAAAGCAATTTCTTCTGTCACATGATGAATTTAAAAGCATGATCCATCTTCAAACTTTGGGTTTTCATTATTGTGAGAATTTGAAGTTTTTTTCCATTCCTGCACAACAACTCACTTCCCTTGAATCATTGTTTGTTCAATCATGCGGGAGCCTAGATTCTTTGCCGCTTTATATTTTCCCAAAATTACAAACTCTTTTAATTTTAAACTGTAAGTTGTTAAATCCATGGTTGAATGATGAAAGCCTTATCACAAACTCGAGCTCGATGAAACATCTATATCTCGGGGATTTCCCAAATGCTTTGACATTGCCTCATTGGATTGTAGGTGCTGCAAACACATTACTTTCCTTGGTAATTAAAAATCTTCCAAACCTTACTATGCTTCCCGAATTTTTAACAACCATGACTTGTCTTAAGAGGCTTCATATTGTGGATTGTCCTCAATTGTCGAGACTTCCAACTGACATCCATCGCCTGGTTGTCCTTGAAGATTTGAGCATAGACGGTTGTCCTGAATTATGCAGAAAATGTCAGCCTCGAGTTGGTGAGTACTGGCCCGTGATTTCTCATGTCAAACACGTTTTCATTGGAGAACCAAAAGGAGAGGAGAATTGA